The DNA segment AGAGGcttcaccacctctccagcAGGCTCTTCCATCCAAGTTTCTGCCAAATCCCATCAGAGTACTCTGCTGATCTTCAGAGCTGAGGGTCTGGAGTATTTAATTTCTCTGCAATAGAGAAAGTCACAGAAGATGCTTTGCAGTGCAAagaagcagctcacacaggaatgcaggaCAGTTGCTGGCAGGAGCCtgcatgatcatagaatcctatgctggaaggtgttgagagcagggcagcaaggctggggaggggcctggagcacagccctgtgaggagaggctgagggagctgggggtgtgcagcctgcagcagaggaggctcagggcagagctcattgctgcctgcagctgcctgcagggaggctgtagccaggtggggttgggctctgctgccaggcagccagcaccagaagaaggggacacagcctcaaggtgtgccagggcaggctcaggctggatgtcaggaggcagctgttggcagagagagtgattggcattggaatggactgcccagggaggtggtggagtctgtgtggctggaggtgttgaagccaagcctggctggggcacttagtgccatggtctggttggttgggcagggctgggtgctaggttggcctggcagagcttggagctctcttccaacctgcttgattctatgactctatgccaTGAGTCTATGCATCCCAGACATAGCTCCTTGCCTTCACAATAAATTAACACCTGCCTGACTTTAGTCTTAGCCaaacaacagatatttacaaacccAAGATCAAACACTGCAGAAATTGTTTTTTGTTTCAAAGATTTCTTCTGAGAAAGAGTTTTGGTACCAAGAGTGAAATTTCAAGTCTTACAAAAGTTGCTTCTCACTTAGTTTAAGTTCATGGGTGTCAAATAAATAAGGTTGGTTTATCCAAACATTGATATTCTCTCAGGGCTTTATGCAGTGAAAGTGTAGATCTCTTCCTGGGAGTAGCCAAGGTCCTTCAGGTATCTGAAAGGCACAAATTCAGTTCACAATATTAATTCTTTGTTAACCCCCAAGCCCCATCacagacacagctgcagcacaacttagagaaccatggaatggtttgattggaagggatctcaaagctcagacagctccaaccctctgccataggcagggacacctcccactagaacaggtcgctcaaggcctcatccaacctggtcctggacacctcccgggaggttgtggagcacagaagcacagaatgggatttttgatcccattctgtgcttctgtgctccacaacctccctgggcaacctgtgccagggtctcaccaccctcactgcaaataacCTCTTCCTcccatccagtttcaatctccccttctCAACCCCCAACTTGTTCTCCATTTCATCATTCCCAATACTCACTGCACTCCTTGTTCTGTAAATGGTGCTGGGCCACAGATGCAGATAAGCACTTTGGAATCTTTCCTGCTTCTTTTCACAAACTCAGAGAGAAGAGCTGAGGAAATCTTCCCCTGTTTACCCACCCAGTCCTTCGTAGGTTGTGAAAGGACAAATTCTACTTCAAACCTGgtaaggagagggggaaaaaaagtatttcataAAAGATTGCCCCTGCCTAGAAATCTGCCACACAAAATGCCTCTGACTGATGTCTCCTGTGAGtgctttcctgctctgctctactcccACTGCACTGTCAGATTTCAAAGGCACTGAGCTGTTCCTACCAATCAGGCCAAACCACCTCCACCATTTCATCATTTAACCTCATCttgcaaccacagaatcatagaaccagtcagggttgaaagggaccacaaggatcatccagtcccaacccccctgccatgcccagggacacctcacactagagcaggctatCCAGagactcctccagcctggccttaaacacctccaaggatgaagcttccaccacctccctgggcaatccttgggctggttagtgtggagcagaggaggctgagagcagagctcactgctgtcagcagctacctgaagggacattttggagaggctgctgctgggctctgctcacaggtcattagtggtggaacaagaaggaacagcctcaagttgtgactggggaggtttagactggacatgaggaaatctggaagagtggttaggcattggaatgtgctgcccagggaggtgtggagtcaCCAATCCTCGATATGTTTCAAGttggtttggatgtgatgcttggagctatggtttaaggtaaGCCTTGTAAAGTAGGGctctgggttgggcttggtgctcctgaggagtTTTCCTACCTGAATgttcctgtgaccctgtgaataCAACAgcactgtgcttctgtgcatcTGTGACCACTGCAAACATCCCtccccctgctctccagcactccTTAAAGCCTTAGCTACAAGCTTCCAGCACTGGGATCTGTCTTTGTGCCCAAGCTGCACAGTCAGCCTAAGGCCCCAGACTTGTTCTCCTATACATGGCATGGTGCAAATTGTTCTCCACAGGACTTTTAAATACCTTTCATCTTTAAGAGCTAATTGTTCTAGTTGGTCTCTCCAAAGTATGTCATCTTCTGTTTTGTTGAAGAAgatcagcttcactgcccttgaAATAATCATAATGATAAAGAAATAACTGCAGATTGTTTCTGTATTAAAAGCATCAGTTCCAGAACATGCTTTTCACACCAGTTCCAGAACCAGAATATGCTGCACTATACAGAAGCCTTTTGCACATATTTTTTTGTCTGGTGGTTGTTTTGCAACTCTGCAATCCTCAAATCTCTTTGCCACTAACTcagttccctttctttctcGCTGACCCTCAACATTTCCTGGACTTgtgatcacccagtccaacctccttgccaaaagcagcatcacccagggtagtccacactgAAAAGCATCCAGAAGGGCttggaaagtctctagagaaggagactccacaacctctctgggcagcctgtgccagggctctgccactctcactccaaacaagtttctcctcctcttgagctgaaaccttctctgctccactttgcatccattgctccttggcttcttgctgtgcagcacccaacagagcttggccccctccccttgacccccacccctcagctgtttgcacacattgctcagatcccctctcagccttctctgctccagactcaacagccccagggctctcaggctctctgcacagaggagatgttcaagtcccccattcaccctcgtggctctctgctgggctctctccagctggtccctgccttggcagggaggttggactggatgctctctggaggtcccttccaacctctaacatcctgtgattctgtgcttaaaCAGAAGTCAAACCTACACAGTTGTAAATCTCCTCAGCCCAAACCCTGTGTATGCACACTGGAATATCTCAACAGTAACAGAAGGCACACAAAGGGAAAGctcattaaaaaacccaaactacaacaaaaccaaacaccaccaaatGAAACCAAAGAGTAACACTCCCCCCTCCTCCAAAACCCAGACAGAAACCACtaacaaaccccccaaacaacaacccaaaacacCCCCCAAAGACAACACCccagcaaacccaaaccacaacccTCCTCTGCAGGAGAACTAAACCCCAAACTGCAGTCGAGTCCATTCTATCGCTGGCAGCTACTGATCAGAACACCTCtaagctccctaagcctctgaCAGACTCTGCCCAGCTTTTGGCATAGGTGGATGGAAAATGTTTTCAGAACATTTGGGTTTGTGGATTGTTTTAGTACCACTGAGGCTTGCCCCAGGCCATTTCATCCTTCCTATGGATGGGTCTGTCTTGGAGTGAAGTCAGAAGTGCACATACCGAAGGCAGCTCACTTCAGCCAGAGTAAAACTCAGCAGCTTGACCATTGGTGTgaaccctgtgcctgctgccaacAAAAAGAGATCTTCTGAGGTCTGAACCTGTGACTTCTTGAAGTTACCTTCAGGATTGCTGACAGAAATAGAATCTCCTtcatcaacaacaaaaaagaaccaATGTTAATGAGATGAAAACAAGCTAATTAGCATTCTGGCCTCTTTTAAAGGCCCTTTTGTATTGCTTCCATTCAGGACTGGggctttagcttggagaggaggagcctgaggggggacTTCATCAATGGTTGTAAAGATGTAAagctgagtgccaagaggctagagccaggctctgctgggtgatgcccagtgccaggacaaggagcaatgggtggaagctgaggcagaggaagtgaaggagacagaagcctggaagaagctgcccaggggggctgtggagtctccctctctggagctattccagagctgcctggatgtgttcctgtgtgatctgctctgggtgctgctgctgctgtggcaggggggttggactggctgagctttggaggtcccttccagcccagggcactctgtgattccaaaaccagaccaaaaataaacccaaccccacctataCTTACCAATCTGCAGGTGGTCAAGGGCCTGTGTGAACAGTCCAGAGGAATACATTTTAACCATTAAATACAAACATGCACCGTCCTGCTGAGCTGGCTCTTTGGAATCCAGTGGCAGAGAGGGCAGTACAGGTGTGTATGGTTTTACCACCTCAGTTCCTAGACAGAAGAGGGACAGAAGAGTTATTTTATAACTCTGCCTCTGCCTAAcccaaaaaaagccccaaccaaGAAGCTGCATCTCCCACCCAGCTAACAGCATTCCATGCAACCAAGAAGCTGCATCTCCCACCCAGCTAACAGCATTCCATGCAACCAAGAAGCTGCATCTCCCACCCAGCTAACAGCATTCCATGCAACCAAGAAGCTGCATCTCCCACCCAGCTAACAGCATTCCATGCAACCAAGAAGCTGCATCTCCCACCCAGCTAACAGCATTCCATGCAACCAAGAAGCTGCATCTCCCACCCAGCTAACAGCATTCCATGCCTTTCACACAAGTATCTGACTTTCCACTTCATCAGCTCCTATTACAGCAGTCTTCCACTTCCAAGGAGAAccttccaggctcctcagcaaaCTGGggcatgacaccaagctgggggcagtgtggaaggcaggaggcacttcagagagccctgcccaggctgggttGATGCctgaggccacaaggatgaggctgaacaagaccaagtgcaagctcCTACACTTTGGTCACACTAACCTCATGCAACTATACactgggggaggagtggctgagagcagcctggcacagagggacctggcagtgctgggtgacaacaggctgggcatgagccagcagtgtgcccagctggcacaaaggccaatggcatcttggcttgtgccaggagcagtgtggccagcagcactggggatgccattctgccctgtgctggcactgggcaggcctcagctggagcactgtgagcagctctgggccctcactgcaagagaggttgaggggctggagcgggGCCAGAGGACAGTGATGAGTCTCAGCTTTCCAACTACACATCCTCATGCCTGTAGCTTtccatggagttgttgtgacccaggtgcaggacctggcacttggccttgttacacTTCATACAGTTAGCCTTGGCCCATGGGTCCCACTGCAAAGCCTCCCTACCCCCTAGCAATAGAAGCCAAGAAGGTCAACAGTTTCTGgaaagacagagacctgctggagagtccagcagagagccacgagggtgaatgggggacttgaacatctcctctgcaaagagagcctgagagccctggggctgctgagtctggagcagagaaggctgagaggggatctgagcaatgtgtgcaaacagctgaggggtgggggtcaaagggagggggccaagctctgttgggtgctgcacagcaagaagccaaggagcaatggatgtaaactgggtccaaagtggagcagagaaggtttcagctcaagaggaggagaaacttgtttggagtgagggtggcagagccctggagcaggctgcccagagaggttgtggagtcttcttctctgcagactttccaagccctcctggatgcatttcagtgtggactaccctgggtgatgctgcttttggcaaggaggttggactgggtcatctctggaggtccctcccaacctctaaggttctgtgattgtgtgtctGTGTCCAGCAGAGTAAGTGGCAGCCACCTCACCAGCCAGCTTGGCAGCAGCATTCATTCATTCAGTCAGTTCATTATTAGGCACTGACTGCGATCCTGGAAGGATTTCCTAGCAGGGGATCAGTACCCACAGACTTGGCATTCCCCTAAGTCTCTGCAAGTGACTTTGTGGCTCCATTCTCAGTTTTCCTTACCTGCAATGAGCTGTTTGAGGTAAACATGGTGTCCAGTGGGAACCTGCAGATGTGTGCTCTTAGGCAACATCAAGCACAAGAGCCTGGTGTCGTGGGTAACTTCTGCCTTAGAAACCAACTTGCATCTTCTGTAGAAGAGTCCTAAAAACATGATGTAACTTAGTACTTGTGCCTCAGTCTGTccttttctgctcttctgtttctttgaaGAGTGAAGAGAAAGAGCATTTCACTGCACACACTAGAAAGGTActtccagagggctgcagcagctctgctctgagcacaggctgagagagtttgggctctgcaggctggagaagagaaggcttccaggagactttggagtggccttgcaggatctgaagggggctacaggaaggctgaggaaggactattgacaaggtctcgTAATGCCAGAATGagtttgaggccattgccctcgtcctgtccctgcagccctttgcaaacagtctctctgcagccttcttgcagccccttcaggcactggcaggctgctgttaggtctgcccagagcctcctcctctgcaggctgcacacccccagctccctcagcctgtctctgtagcagagctgctccaagcccctgagcattttcatggcctcctctggacctgctctatcagctccaggtccttcctaTTCTATTCCTAGAGCTGTTCAGGATAGCTGTTAAaaatcaaacaacaaaaaccaaacaaccaaacaataGAACACAAATCCAAAGCCAAACTACACAACCCCCCACAACCTTCCAACAGGCTCAGAACAAGATAAGTCCCTCACTCTAGCTCTGCTATGACAGGGCACATCACTTACATTGGAAATTGTCTCCCTGGCAAAGCACTCAGGATAAAATCTCTACCCAGCCCTGAACACTTTCATGTAGAGCCTCTCAAAATTTGGCAGGTTCACAGATGAGAACACTCAAGCATAACATCCTTCTAAAGGCCAATGCACTGAGGCTAATTTCAGTGAAGCATTTCTCCTGTCCTCCCCTGAAAACCACTCCAGTCACCAGCacaaacagcagagctgcaactTGGGAAATTAcacagagagcctgagggagctgagggtctctagtctggagagaaggctgaggggggacctcaggAATGGCTATAAAGATGGAAAGgtaagtgccaggaggacagagccaggctctgctgggtgatgcccagggccagcacaaggggcactgggtgtgtgttgaggcagaggaggttccatgtgaacttcAGGAAGatgtttttcactgtgagggtgacagaagcctggcagaggctgcccaggggggctgtggagtctccctctctggagctattccagagctgcctggatgtgttcctgtgtgctctgctctgggtgctgctgctgctctggcaggggctggacaggatgagctttggagatcccttccagcccctcacacccTGTGGTTCTATTGAAAAATACACTATGAAAGTGGATGACTCAACAGTCCCTGAGACTCTCATAAGGATGATCACACTGTAGAGAAGCTAAAGGTAGCTGAACAGATGTGCCTGTAGATCTGCCTTTCTGTGccacaggaatcacagaatggtttaggttgaaagggagctcaaagctcagccagttccaaccctctgccttatgcagggatacctcccactacaacaggtcgctcaagctcctgaacacctccagagaggttgtggagcacagaagcagagaatcttTGGTCCCATTCTGTGCACAGAGGTGAAGGTCTGACTACAAAGAAATGAAATCCTGGGAGAAAATAAATAGGACCtaacaaaggagaaaataaatatgACTAACAAGCTCCAGAAAGGTCTTCAAGCAGCTGGCAACATAGCTGTGAAACTGCTTACCTCTGTCTGTGCACCTGATCACTGTGTTATGACTCTCCAAGGGATGGCCCAGAACGTTCCAGTGAATGTTACCCTTTTTCTTTAGGGCAATCTCCACTTTCCCAACTTTTCCAGCAATATTTACTAAGAGACAAAAGGTTTCACAGTTACTTTTAGCTACACTTTGCACAAAGCAACCAAGTCACTCAGCCATTAGAATGACAA comes from the Pogoniulus pusillus isolate bPogPus1 chromosome 31, bPogPus1.pri, whole genome shotgun sequence genome and includes:
- the LOC135189166 gene encoding cytochrome b5 reductase 4 isoform X1; this encodes MLNVPAQAFPAPSSQQRVAASGRAKVPLKPGRSLMDWIRLTKSGKDLTGLKGRLIEVTEDELAKHNRKEDCWICIRGFVYNVTPYMEYHPGGEEELMKAAGADGTDLFDQVHRWVNYESMLKQCLVGRMAVKPAAAPKEISSALSEEKKQLNGLLPEKVAVAASAKDLTPSYDWFQTEASVTVVIYAKKKDLNAESVIVDCQDKRFRAELLVEDLSYLLQLDLMHAVQEDVAVNIAGKVGKVEIALKKKGNIHWNVLGHPLESHNTVIRCTDRGLFYRRCKLVSKAEVTHDTRLLCLMLPKSTHLQVPTGHHVYLKQLIAGTEVVKPYTPVLPSLPLDSKEPAQQDGACLYLMVKMYSSGLFTQALDHLQIGDSISVSNPEGNFKKSQVQTSEDLFLLAAGTGFTPMVKLLSFTLAEVSCLRAVKLIFFNKTEDDILWRDQLEQLALKDERFEVEFVLSQPTKDWVGKQGKISSALLSEFVKRSRKDSKVLICICGPAPFTEQGVQYLKDLGYSQEEIYTFTA
- the LOC135189166 gene encoding cytochrome b5 reductase 4 isoform X2, with protein sequence MLNVPAQAFPAPSSQQRVAASGRAKVPLKPGRSLMDWIRLTKSGKDLTGLKGRLIEVTEDELAKHNRKEDCWICIRGFVYNVTPYMEYHPGGEEELMKAAGADGTDLFDQVHRWVNYESMLKQCLVGRMAVKPAAAPKGLLPEKVAVAASAKDLTPSYDWFQTEASVTVVIYAKKKDLNAESVIVDCQDKRFRAELLVEDLSYLLQLDLMHAVQEDVAVNIAGKVGKVEIALKKKGNIHWNVLGHPLESHNTVIRCTDRGLFYRRCKLVSKAEVTHDTRLLCLMLPKSTHLQVPTGHHVYLKQLIAGTEVVKPYTPVLPSLPLDSKEPAQQDGACLYLMVKMYSSGLFTQALDHLQIGDSISVSNPEGNFKKSQVQTSEDLFLLAAGTGFTPMVKLLSFTLAEVSCLRAVKLIFFNKTEDDILWRDQLEQLALKDERFEVEFVLSQPTKDWVGKQGKISSALLSEFVKRSRKDSKVLICICGPAPFTEQGVQYLKDLGYSQEEIYTFTA
- the LOC135189166 gene encoding cytochrome b5 reductase 4 isoform X3 yields the protein MLNVPAQAFPAPSSQQRVAASGRAKVPLKPGRSLMDWIRLTKSGKDLTGLKGRLIEVTEDELAKHNRKEDCWICIRGFVYNVTPYMEYHPGGEEELMKAAGADGTDLFDQVHRWVNYESMLKQCLVGRMAVKPAAAPKEISSALSEEKKQLNGLLPEKVAVAASAKDLTPSYDWFQTEASVTVVIYAKKKDLNAESVIVDCQDKRFRAELLVEDLSYLLQLDLMHAVQEDVAVNIAGKVGKVEIALKKKGNIHWNVLGHPLESHNTVIRCTDRGLFYRRCKLVSKAEVTHDTRLLCLMLPKSTHLQVPTGHHVYLKQLIAGTEVVKPYTPVLPSLPLDSKEPAQQDGACLYLMVKMYSSGLFTQALDHLQIAGTGFTPMVKLLSFTLAEVSCLRAVKLIFFNKTEDDILWRDQLEQLALKDERFEVEFVLSQPTKDWVGKQGKISSALLSEFVKRSRKDSKVLICICGPAPFTEQGVQYLKDLGYSQEEIYTFTA